GTTCTGGCACCAGGACTGGCCGAGGGAACGCTGGCGCGAGGAGTTGGCCGCGCAGTCTGCGGGTGACCACTCCCGCCCGGTGTTCCTGCTGTACGAGGGAAGTCCGCTGGCCTACCTGGAGGTCTACCGGGCGAGCCGAGATCGGCTGGCCGCGTGTTATCCGGTACAGCCCCACGACCTCGGGGTGCACGTCGCGATCGGCGACCGGCTCGCCACCGGGCGCGGACTGGGCCGGGCGCTGCTCGGCGCGGTCGCGCGCGGACTGCTGCGGGCCGACCCGGCCTGTGACCGAGTGGTCGCCGAACCCGACGTCGCCAACCCGGCCTCCGTTCGTGCCTTCCTCGCGGCGGGCTTCGTCGACCACGGCGAGATCACCCTGCCGGACAAGACGGCCGCCCTGCTGATTCACCCCCGCCGGCCCGAACCGCCCGCCGACCCCGACCGCGCCGAAGAGGCGACGGCCGCGCCGCCGGTCGCGTGACGCGCGGCGGCGCGGAACGGGCGTCGGAACGGGCGTCGGAACGGGCGTCGGAACGGGCGTCGGAACGGGCGTCGGAACGGGCGTCGGAACGGGCGTCGGAACGGGCGTCGGAACGGGCGTCGGAACGGGCGTCGGAACGGGCGTCGGAACGGGCGTCGGCGATCAGTCGGGGAGATCGCCCGCTCGGAGCAACACCGAGGAGCGGGCGCCGATCCGAACGCGCTCCAGCGGCCGCAGCCCGGCGGGCAGTGCCACCCGGCGGGAACGGTCGACGAGGACGATCACGGCCGCCGGGGGCAGCGCAGGGCGCAGCGCGCGCAGCAGCGTCGTGACTCGAGCCGCCCTGGTCGCCTCCGCAGCGGCCGGATTCTCGGCGGTGCCGCCGGCGCGGTGCGGGCCGGGGCTGCGCGAGCCGGGGCTGTGCAGACCATGGGCGGCCGAGTCCTCGGAGGCAGGCCCCGCAGCCGTCGGGTCCGTCGCTTCGGCTCGCCCCTGCCAGTCGGTCTGCTCGCCGTAGGGCAGGTCCGTGATCACCAGGTCGACCGGGGGAAGTCCCGCCACTGCCGCCTGCGTCTCGGCCGGGTCCGTCGCGTCGGTGCGGCGGATGAGGGCGGGCAGGTCGCCGCCGCCCACCCGGAGCAGGCCGTCCAGCCTGCCTGCGGCCTCGGCGGCCTCGGCATAGGAGGGCTTGTCGAACTGCCCGGCCAGCTCCCGCAGCCGCGTCGCGCGGGCCCGCAGCCCCGCCGTGCTCAGCATGGCCAGGTTCTCGGTCGCCAGTTCGCAGGCTCGGGGATCGATATCGGAGGCGAGCACCGTGCCCAGTTCGCGGCGGTACAACAGCCCGAGGACGGTGAGCAGGTATCCGCTGCCGCACAACGGGTCCCACAGGGTCAGCTCGCGCCGATCCGGGAGCCACGCCCGTGCCCTGGCGAACAGCTCGACGGCCGGCCGGACCGGGAAGGCGGGAAAACCGGGCGCCGAGCGCAGCACCGATCCGCTCGCCAGGTCGGCGTGATCGGTCCGCTCGACGGCGAAACGGTAGGACACCGGGCACTCCCACTTCAGGCGGCCGACGACGAACCGGGCCGACGGCGTCGCGCCCAGCCTAGGACAGCGGCTCGACCTGCCTCCGGCTCGACCTGCCTCCGCCTCGACCCGATCCGACCGGGCCGATGCGACGCGGCGGGCTCCGGGTGCACCGCCTCGGGCCGAATCGTGCCGACCCCGGGCTTCTCGCCAAGATCACCGGGGCGGACCTAGACGACGATGCAGGCGATGGGCCCTGCTCGTCGTGCTGGCAGCCGTTGCGCCCCCCACAGCCGCCCGGCTGCCGCTCTGCCGCTGACGCACCCGCCGCACCCGCCGCACGTGCCGTCCCGGCCCGCCCGCGCGTG
The Actinoalloteichus fjordicus DNA segment above includes these coding regions:
- a CDS encoding GNAT family N-acetyltransferase, with the translated sequence MSRIEVGPPPLPQLDAPWEARWARAEGPDLDLVHDWMNRDHVAAFWHQDWPRERWREELAAQSAGDHSRPVFLLYEGSPLAYLEVYRASRDRLAACYPVQPHDLGVHVAIGDRLATGRGLGRALLGAVARGLLRADPACDRVVAEPDVANPASVRAFLAAGFVDHGEITLPDKTAALLIHPRRPEPPADPDRAEEATAAPPVA